A single genomic interval of Rubripirellula reticaptiva harbors:
- a CDS encoding serine hydrolase has translation MSLFRNASLPEFFMKSIPVILRSVVIVLLLSAPSICLRSDADDSSREMAAKLAEISRKHDLPAMVAAVVNSEGLVTSACSGNRKRGTADEVELSDRFPIGSNTKSMTATLAAVLVESGKINWNTTVGNVWPKASDKDIHPKLAAVTLDELLSHQSGLPANISDVSAQAWASFFDEKQSPALERRRMLKLVLSNPPSHARGKFVYSNLGYAVASAMLETSAGESFESLMRKHVFGPLEMQSADFRSMESAKQLQPPLLWGHQADGGKPLDPRNAGSENPTVYAAAGTIHVSIEDYAKYAAWQLAGKPAPVLRSKDVFDHLHKPQADYTTAGAKYGSGWIMMNTGLGPAFNHAGSNTNTFALIWLFPESDFGVIVCTNSGQEQAFAACDEMVSHLMAQHAGSNNLQPQPALVAPALGEIGPERLVGRYQLAPNFVFDVTLRDGHVMVGITNQPTQEVFADSPTRWSYRGVDAKLEFHLRAKGPAYALTLHQNGAAQKAKRIRD, from the coding sequence ATGTCTTTGTTCCGCAACGCTTCATTGCCAGAGTTCTTTATGAAATCGATTCCTGTCATTTTACGATCAGTCGTCATTGTCTTGTTGCTTTCCGCGCCGAGTATCTGCTTGAGGTCAGATGCGGACGATTCATCGCGAGAGATGGCGGCGAAGCTTGCCGAAATTTCCCGCAAACATGACTTGCCAGCGATGGTCGCGGCCGTCGTCAACAGTGAGGGACTGGTAACGTCGGCTTGCTCTGGCAACCGCAAGCGAGGAACCGCGGACGAGGTCGAGTTGTCCGACCGGTTTCCTATCGGGTCGAACACGAAATCGATGACGGCGACGTTAGCAGCAGTCCTCGTAGAATCAGGAAAAATCAACTGGAATACAACTGTCGGTAACGTTTGGCCCAAAGCCAGTGACAAGGATATTCACCCGAAGCTCGCTGCGGTAACGCTGGACGAGTTGCTGTCTCATCAAAGTGGACTTCCCGCCAACATTTCAGATGTTTCTGCGCAAGCGTGGGCTAGCTTCTTCGACGAGAAACAGTCGCCTGCGTTGGAACGCCGACGCATGCTGAAACTAGTGCTTTCCAATCCGCCCTCGCACGCTCGAGGCAAGTTCGTCTACTCGAATCTCGGCTACGCGGTCGCTTCTGCAATGTTGGAAACGAGCGCAGGCGAGTCGTTCGAGTCTCTGATGAGGAAACACGTGTTTGGTCCACTTGAAATGCAGTCGGCAGACTTTCGTTCGATGGAGTCCGCGAAACAACTTCAGCCGCCGTTGCTGTGGGGTCACCAAGCAGACGGAGGCAAGCCACTTGATCCTAGAAACGCGGGATCCGAAAACCCGACCGTCTATGCCGCGGCGGGAACCATTCACGTGTCGATCGAAGATTATGCCAAATATGCAGCGTGGCAATTGGCGGGCAAGCCCGCGCCGGTGCTTCGATCAAAGGACGTCTTCGATCATTTGCACAAACCACAAGCCGACTATACGACCGCCGGCGCAAAGTACGGGAGCGGTTGGATCATGATGAACACAGGACTCGGTCCCGCCTTCAACCATGCGGGTTCCAACACAAACACGTTCGCGTTGATTTGGCTTTTTCCGGAGTCCGACTTTGGCGTGATTGTCTGTACGAATTCGGGACAAGAACAAGCGTTTGCCGCTTGCGACGAAATGGTCAGTCATTTGATGGCCCAGCACGCGGGGTCCAATAACTTACAACCTCAACCGGCCCTCGTAGCCCCGGCCCTCGGAGAAATTGGGCCTGAGCGTCTTGTCGGCCGCTACCAACTTGCACCCAACTTTGTTTTCGACGTGACTCTCAGAGACGGTCATGTCATGGTTGGTATCACGAATCAGCCAACTCAGGAAGTCTTCGCGGATTCACCAACCCGGTGGTCGTACCGAGGAGTCGACGCGAAACTCGAATTCCACCTTCGGGCGAAAGGCCCTGCGTACGCCCTCACACTTCACCAAAACGGTGCGGCCCAAAAGGCAAAGCGAATTCGCGACTGA
- a CDS encoding serine hydrolase domain-containing protein has protein sequence MNLEKFQQAWKADADQTCVTIDVDLLSREVQRDQQNFRSTIFWRDVREAGGSLILIPIWFTMGFVVPLPWTWYLCVPGFLWVATFILVDRQRHPQRPSGPGQPLGFYAKESLVQVDHQIWLLRNVVWWYLLPYAIPAMAFFLHVTWQAQTNWWNFLLLGGFFNLFLVVLHWVIYRVNQNAIRTQLEPRRQDLLKLVASLEDDANSEDGGDIMELVAALAVPIHDAGLSPGWERWAATWNRLIPSWGAAATIMVPTMIGGCCGFLYPTPDMGPAFFQTVVAAVIPFEIAFGCVWLRSYVKQKRSTLSRDDANSPLSVTVLARSSNETLTRLDMTESTLAATHSPAELKRLPEAPAIVIIVLTLFIGTMAIFAVFACVAESKETPLTIPALSDVSAFNSDDVSRLDTWMQKFVDGGYPSLSAVVVRDGEVVYRGAFGLANIKADTKATLHTQYNVASVTKAFTALLAAILHDHGVIDLDQPVAKYLPTGVTISKTPDVGATITLRQLASHTSGLPRGVPGRVQSVEGWYELEPPLLYDHLSNVQLESKPGVAEEYSNLGFGLLGHALELAADKPLDQLMQELVCDPLKLEQTAIQADDTLRPATGYAERSRIEKTHSFQQRLAASGGLVTSIEDLGKFLAAQMKPSVFSPEILAQLHTQTKLSDGSTSGTSLGWSVRSRPLIGRLLKKNGGRNNCSAWMGFAPEQGVGVAIVTNCGGPDVDPIGYRLLEQSIPLSQRKLVTSAGFAKVAPYTGVRWEQDQPTVCVRGQWAKLVSVNDVPIAGIMDFAKREYKEKAQKRFAEDLVEVLSKMGHQPDWMVTLELKAENGQVERSQVLMTAENRKHVRRSLRP, from the coding sequence ATGAATCTTGAGAAATTCCAACAAGCATGGAAGGCCGATGCCGATCAAACTTGCGTCACGATCGACGTCGACTTGCTATCGAGGGAAGTGCAGCGAGACCAACAGAATTTTCGATCGACGATCTTCTGGCGAGACGTTCGTGAAGCAGGAGGATCGCTGATTTTGATACCCATCTGGTTTACGATGGGCTTCGTCGTGCCGTTGCCGTGGACGTGGTATCTGTGCGTGCCGGGATTTCTTTGGGTTGCGACATTCATTCTTGTGGACCGCCAACGTCACCCGCAGCGTCCAAGCGGACCAGGTCAACCGCTTGGTTTCTATGCGAAGGAATCGTTGGTCCAGGTCGACCATCAAATTTGGTTGTTACGCAACGTTGTTTGGTGGTACCTGTTGCCGTACGCAATTCCCGCGATGGCGTTCTTTCTTCATGTGACCTGGCAGGCGCAAACCAACTGGTGGAACTTCCTGCTCTTGGGCGGATTCTTCAACCTGTTTTTGGTCGTCTTGCATTGGGTCATCTACCGCGTGAATCAAAACGCGATCCGAACACAACTTGAACCACGACGCCAGGATCTGTTGAAACTTGTTGCAAGCCTAGAAGATGACGCGAACAGCGAAGACGGTGGCGACATCATGGAATTGGTAGCTGCACTTGCGGTTCCGATTCACGATGCTGGCCTGAGCCCCGGTTGGGAACGTTGGGCAGCGACCTGGAACCGGCTGATCCCGTCGTGGGGAGCCGCTGCGACCATCATGGTGCCTACGATGATCGGCGGATGCTGCGGGTTCCTCTACCCGACTCCTGACATGGGACCCGCGTTCTTTCAAACGGTTGTTGCCGCAGTTATCCCATTCGAGATTGCGTTCGGATGCGTTTGGCTGCGGTCCTACGTCAAGCAGAAGCGATCGACGTTGAGTCGCGACGATGCAAACTCCCCGCTCTCGGTCACCGTGTTGGCAAGATCTTCGAACGAAACACTGACGAGATTAGACATGACAGAATCAACCTTAGCGGCCACCCATTCACCTGCGGAACTCAAACGCTTGCCAGAAGCCCCCGCGATCGTGATCATTGTCTTGACGTTGTTCATTGGAACCATGGCAATCTTTGCGGTGTTCGCATGCGTTGCCGAATCCAAAGAAACGCCTCTGACAATTCCCGCGCTCAGTGATGTCAGTGCATTCAACAGCGATGATGTCTCGCGTCTTGACACGTGGATGCAGAAATTTGTTGACGGTGGGTATCCCAGTCTCAGCGCCGTGGTCGTTCGCGACGGCGAGGTTGTCTACCGGGGCGCGTTTGGATTGGCAAACATCAAGGCCGATACCAAAGCGACTCTGCACACTCAGTACAATGTCGCATCAGTGACCAAGGCTTTCACGGCCTTGTTGGCGGCGATCTTGCATGACCACGGCGTGATTGATTTGGATCAGCCTGTCGCAAAGTACCTTCCCACCGGTGTTACGATCAGCAAGACGCCTGACGTAGGAGCAACGATCACGTTGCGACAGCTTGCGTCCCACACATCCGGTTTGCCTCGAGGCGTGCCGGGACGTGTGCAATCGGTCGAAGGATGGTACGAACTAGAACCACCGTTGCTTTATGACCATCTATCCAACGTCCAGTTAGAATCGAAGCCAGGGGTGGCTGAAGAGTATTCCAATCTTGGATTCGGGTTGCTCGGCCATGCCTTGGAACTCGCTGCCGACAAACCGCTCGATCAACTGATGCAGGAATTGGTTTGCGATCCACTGAAGCTGGAACAAACGGCAATTCAGGCAGATGATACGCTCAGACCAGCCACGGGCTACGCTGAACGTTCACGGATAGAAAAAACGCACTCGTTTCAACAACGCCTGGCGGCTTCCGGGGGCTTAGTCACTTCGATTGAAGATCTGGGTAAGTTCCTGGCTGCTCAAATGAAACCTAGCGTTTTTTCCCCTGAAATCCTGGCACAACTTCACACGCAAACCAAGTTATCGGATGGTTCGACATCAGGCACATCACTTGGATGGTCGGTTCGTTCGCGTCCATTGATTGGTCGTCTTCTGAAAAAGAATGGCGGCCGAAACAACTGCAGCGCGTGGATGGGATTCGCTCCCGAGCAGGGTGTCGGTGTTGCGATCGTTACCAACTGTGGCGGGCCGGATGTCGACCCGATTGGCTACCGTTTGTTAGAGCAATCGATTCCTCTTTCGCAGAGGAAGCTGGTAACATCAGCGGGTTTTGCGAAGGTCGCTCCGTACACTGGTGTCCGCTGGGAGCAGGACCAACCAACTGTTTGTGTACGCGGCCAATGGGCTAAACTCGTCTCAGTCAATGATGTGCCGATCGCCGGAATCATGGATTTTGCGAAGAGGGAATACAAGGAGAAGGCGCAAAAGAGATTCGCCGAAGACTTGGTCGAAGTGTTGTCAAAGATGGGGCACCAGCCAGACTGGATGGTGACTCTAGAACTGAAGGCAGAGAACGGGCAAGTCGAGCGGTCGCAGGTACTGATGACAGCAGAAAACCGCAAACATGTTCGGCGATCGCTGCGTCCATGA
- a CDS encoding RNA polymerase sigma factor, producing the protein MIDDDPKSIFTRWLDEHSSSVIQVARAYSLNSEECQDLAQEILLQAWQSLPKFEGRASAATWFYRVALHTAMNWHRKDKPRRTNQKPLLETHASVSERTDSGEQLQQRETIEQLYNAIHQLPKTDAAIVLLYLDELSYREMADVLGISESNVGVRLNRAKKALSTLLNGESDES; encoded by the coding sequence GTGATTGATGACGACCCCAAGTCGATATTCACGCGGTGGCTCGACGAGCATAGCTCATCAGTCATCCAGGTCGCTCGTGCCTACTCGCTCAACAGCGAAGAATGCCAAGACTTGGCTCAAGAAATTCTGCTTCAAGCTTGGCAATCGTTGCCCAAGTTTGAAGGTCGCGCCAGTGCGGCGACATGGTTTTACCGCGTGGCCCTGCACACAGCGATGAATTGGCACCGCAAGGACAAGCCGCGGCGGACGAATCAGAAACCACTGCTAGAGACGCACGCGTCTGTCTCCGAACGCACAGACAGTGGCGAGCAATTGCAACAGCGAGAAACAATCGAGCAACTTTACAACGCGATCCACCAATTACCGAAAACGGACGCCGCGATCGTTCTGTTGTATTTAGACGAACTTAGCTATCGCGAGATGGCGGACGTGCTGGGAATTTCAGAGAGCAACGTGGGCGTGAGGCTGAATCGGGCGAAGAAGGCTTTGTCCACTCTGTTGAATGGAGAGTCCGATGAATCTTGA
- a CDS encoding M1 family metallopeptidase yields MLRFSLALACVVTFTSIGWAQPLANPKHSDRADRFYQIDQWLPTPNSARTASGAPGPQYWQQRADYDIDVTLDDANQKISGTARIQYHNLSPHPLSYIWVQLDQNRFRPDGDSVTSAPAPSLAPKITFDAMSSILASMVFDGGYKIESVKSFDAKKSVVGDAMKFTIHQTMMRIDLDKPLAPGKSLGFVIDYQYNIVDAKVIRARGGYEFFEKDDNYIYEISQWYPRVAAYTDYSGWQHKQFLGRGEFTLELGDYDVRITAPSEMVVAATGVLKNADDVLKPEWKERLAEATSAKKPMFIVTPDEAKTNEPIRTKKTKTWEFRADNVRDFAFAASRKFIWDAMGVDVQGQKVMAMSYYPGEAEPLWSQYSTEAIIHTLDIYGKYSFAYPYPVAISVNGPVYGMEYPMICFNGPRPEEDGTYTKDTKYGLISVIIHEVGHNFYPMIINSDERQWTWMDEGLNTFLQYLAEQEWETDYPSRRGDPEKIVPYMRGGNQRPIMSGSEEILQFGNNAYSKPATALNILRETILGREQFDFAFAEYARRWKFKRPTPSDFFRTMEDASGTDLDWFWRGWFYSTDHVDLAIEDLKLFQVDSGDPDVEAERKRKEKDDKEPTLSKERNEALRKRIEWQAGLKDFYNSEDYDPLAVDEAARKSFQKFVDGLNEKERAMLRRSTNFYVATFKNVGGLVMPIIVRLHYTDNTSELFTIPVDIWRGNGDRVGKLFVTDKEITRIELDPRRELADTEVSNNHWPPRIVPSRFKLYKDEKKKNPMQKLRDKNKDDGVTDSDSNSEDTKDEE; encoded by the coding sequence ATGCTTCGTTTCAGTCTTGCCTTGGCATGTGTCGTCACTTTCACATCGATTGGATGGGCGCAGCCCCTGGCCAATCCCAAGCATTCGGACAGGGCTGATCGCTTCTACCAGATCGACCAGTGGTTGCCGACGCCCAATTCGGCACGAACGGCTTCTGGCGCTCCCGGCCCCCAGTACTGGCAGCAACGGGCCGACTATGACATCGACGTGACGCTGGACGACGCGAACCAAAAGATTAGCGGCACCGCACGAATCCAGTACCACAACCTGTCGCCCCATCCGCTGTCGTATATCTGGGTCCAATTGGACCAAAACCGTTTCCGCCCCGACGGAGACTCAGTTACCAGCGCGCCGGCACCATCGCTGGCACCCAAGATCACGTTCGACGCGATGTCAAGCATTTTGGCGTCCATGGTGTTCGATGGCGGTTACAAGATCGAGTCGGTGAAGTCATTCGACGCCAAGAAGTCAGTGGTCGGCGACGCGATGAAATTCACGATCCATCAAACCATGATGCGGATTGACCTGGACAAACCACTCGCACCGGGCAAGTCACTCGGCTTCGTCATTGACTACCAATACAACATCGTTGACGCAAAAGTGATCCGTGCCCGCGGCGGATACGAGTTCTTTGAAAAAGACGACAACTACATCTACGAAATTTCGCAGTGGTATCCGCGAGTCGCCGCCTACACGGACTACAGCGGATGGCAACACAAGCAGTTTCTCGGCCGTGGCGAGTTCACGCTGGAACTCGGCGACTATGACGTTCGCATTACGGCACCGTCCGAAATGGTTGTGGCGGCAACGGGAGTATTGAAGAACGCCGACGACGTGCTGAAACCCGAATGGAAAGAACGGCTTGCCGAAGCAACTAGCGCTAAAAAACCAATGTTCATCGTCACGCCGGACGAAGCAAAAACTAACGAGCCCATTCGAACTAAGAAAACAAAGACTTGGGAATTCCGCGCCGACAACGTTCGCGACTTTGCCTTTGCGGCGAGCCGAAAATTCATTTGGGATGCGATGGGCGTCGACGTCCAAGGTCAAAAGGTCATGGCGATGTCGTATTACCCCGGCGAAGCCGAACCGCTTTGGAGTCAGTATTCGACCGAAGCGATCATCCACACGCTCGACATTTACGGCAAGTATTCGTTCGCCTATCCGTATCCGGTCGCCATCAGCGTCAACGGGCCAGTCTATGGCATGGAATACCCGATGATCTGTTTCAATGGTCCCCGTCCCGAGGAAGACGGAACGTACACCAAAGACACGAAGTACGGACTAATCTCTGTCATCATCCACGAAGTGGGCCACAACTTTTATCCGATGATCATCAACAGCGACGAACGGCAATGGACGTGGATGGACGAGGGACTCAACACCTTCCTTCAATACCTGGCCGAACAAGAATGGGAAACCGATTACCCGTCACGCCGCGGCGATCCTGAAAAAATTGTGCCGTACATGCGAGGCGGAAACCAACGCCCGATCATGTCAGGCAGTGAAGAAATTCTGCAATTCGGAAACAACGCGTATTCCAAACCAGCGACGGCCCTGAACATCTTGCGTGAGACAATCTTGGGCCGCGAACAGTTTGACTTTGCCTTCGCCGAGTATGCGCGTCGCTGGAAGTTCAAACGGCCAACACCAAGCGACTTCTTCCGCACGATGGAAGACGCCTCGGGTACCGACTTGGATTGGTTTTGGCGTGGTTGGTTTTACAGCACCGACCATGTCGATCTAGCGATCGAGGATCTGAAACTGTTTCAAGTCGACAGCGGTGATCCGGATGTCGAAGCAGAACGAAAACGCAAAGAAAAAGACGACAAGGAACCTACGTTGTCAAAAGAGCGAAACGAAGCGTTGCGCAAACGAATTGAATGGCAAGCCGGCCTGAAAGACTTTTATAACAGCGAAGACTATGACCCGCTTGCGGTCGACGAAGCGGCCCGCAAGTCGTTTCAAAAGTTTGTCGATGGGCTGAACGAAAAAGAACGGGCGATGCTGCGTCGTTCGACCAACTTCTACGTCGCCACCTTCAAGAATGTCGGCGGTTTGGTGATGCCCATCATTGTGCGACTGCACTACACCGACAACACCAGCGAGCTATTCACGATTCCGGTCGACATCTGGCGAGGCAACGGCGACCGAGTCGGAAAGCTGTTTGTGACCGACAAAGAGATCACTCGAATAGAACTGGACCCGCGCCGCGAACTCGCCGACACCGAAGTGTCCAACAACCACTGGCCGCCGCGAATCGTCCCCAGCCGTTTCAAGTTGTATAAAGACGAAAAAAAGAAAAACCCAATGCAAAAGCTGCGGGACAAGAATAAGGATGACGGCGTGACGGATTCGGATTCCAATTCGGAAGACACCAAGGACGAAGAATAA
- the eboE gene encoding metabolite traffic protein EboE, producing MTNVAPTDWTIGYCTNVHAGTEIESVKKNLEQFAVPARIEAGLDMLGVGLWLPAKAASQLVGQADEFAKFLRQRHLQPYTINGFPYDNFHQDVVKHAVYRPTWEEPARLEYTKQLAEILAAILPDNPAGGTESMGSISTLPIGWPTQSDGGQPDDTAKRMDAAGKQFRDLAIFLQDLESKTGRRIVVAIEPEPGCLLDTTIDVVDFFHSQLPEAGHRRHLTVCHDVCHSAVMMESQSDVLNQLAAAGITIGKVQVSSAVVADWQSMAIGRRREAIEQLKHFAEDRYLHQTMRLTATGQNMLVEDLPELIGRVAKDGDPVWGDDRWVVHFHVPIFLERFGHLTTTHAEVLDCLQTLAAPNSDVDFTGHLEIETYAWSVLPESMRKRGLAEDIAGELMWLRRSIIESY from the coding sequence GTGACGAATGTAGCCCCTACGGACTGGACGATCGGCTATTGCACGAACGTTCACGCTGGCACCGAAATTGAATCGGTCAAAAAGAATCTCGAGCAATTTGCCGTTCCGGCTCGGATCGAGGCGGGCCTGGACATGCTTGGCGTCGGCCTGTGGTTGCCCGCCAAAGCGGCGTCTCAGTTGGTGGGTCAAGCGGACGAGTTTGCAAAATTTCTTCGTCAGCGGCATCTTCAGCCCTACACGATCAACGGTTTTCCCTACGATAATTTTCACCAAGACGTGGTCAAACATGCGGTCTATCGGCCAACTTGGGAGGAACCGGCGCGTCTGGAATACACCAAGCAGCTCGCTGAAATTCTGGCTGCGATCTTGCCCGATAATCCAGCCGGGGGAACCGAATCGATGGGGTCGATCAGCACGCTGCCGATCGGTTGGCCGACGCAGTCGGACGGCGGCCAACCCGATGACACCGCCAAGCGAATGGATGCGGCCGGCAAGCAGTTTCGTGACCTGGCGATCTTCTTGCAGGATCTGGAATCAAAAACTGGCCGACGGATTGTCGTCGCGATTGAACCCGAGCCTGGATGTTTGTTGGACACGACGATCGACGTGGTCGATTTCTTCCACTCGCAGTTGCCCGAAGCGGGGCATCGGCGGCACTTAACGGTGTGTCACGACGTTTGCCATTCTGCTGTGATGATGGAAAGCCAAAGCGATGTATTGAACCAATTGGCAGCCGCAGGGATCACCATCGGCAAGGTCCAGGTTAGCAGCGCCGTGGTTGCCGATTGGCAATCGATGGCGATCGGACGCCGCCGCGAAGCCATCGAGCAACTCAAGCACTTTGCCGAAGACCGATATTTGCACCAAACCATGCGTCTAACGGCGACCGGCCAAAACATGTTGGTCGAAGACTTGCCCGAACTGATCGGGCGAGTCGCCAAAGATGGCGATCCTGTCTGGGGCGACGATCGATGGGTCGTTCACTTTCACGTTCCTATCTTTTTGGAACGATTCGGCCATTTGACGACGACGCACGCCGAAGTCCTTGATTGTTTGCAAACACTTGCGGCCCCTAATAGCGATGTGGACTTTACGGGGCACTTAGAAATCGAAACATACGCGTGGAGCGTGCTTCCTGAGTCCATGCGAAAACGGGGATTGGCCGAAGACATTGCTGGCGAGTTGATGTGGTTGCGGCGTTCAATCATCGAAAGCTACTGA
- a CDS encoding efflux RND transporter periplasmic adaptor subunit produces MVVSTAVIGGCLFGYSFLGERKRPVRGKQPKPNGTVVTTESLVPHSGTVSLSANGVVVPLREIRLATEVAGRVVEQSDNLRPGRSVVAGETLIQLDTTEFELELRRLRAQQAQEAAELAATDISIQNTTELLSLASEQLQLAADERARVDALVKRQAASVSEVDVTKRAELTARAALVETGNRKRDLLAGRELIVQKQVATRVAIDRAQLDLDRTTVKSPINGRVVSSSVEEQSFVAAGTSFVTIEDTSVVEVRSNLTVDQMYRVWNSNSAHAVGSEAELTADDQVPPVPATIQYRLGARTYQWQAVLERIDGAGIDPATRTYPCLFRVDAPEQVSRPDRAEQDDLSDGPSRLMRGMFVSVLLKTESRRQLASCSETAIRPGNRIWINRDGALHIQPIEVVARQGTRVIIDLDELASQAAQTSVVVSPVSNPSEGMKLISAGKSEREGKPVLTGEPGLPAGKPSAAEQSAREQSVGEKAVR; encoded by the coding sequence TTGGTCGTTTCCACGGCTGTGATTGGCGGGTGCCTGTTCGGATACTCGTTTCTGGGCGAGCGAAAACGGCCTGTCCGCGGCAAACAGCCCAAGCCCAACGGAACGGTTGTGACGACCGAGTCGCTGGTTCCCCATTCCGGGACGGTCTCGTTGTCGGCCAACGGTGTCGTCGTGCCGTTGCGAGAGATCCGCTTGGCGACGGAAGTCGCGGGACGCGTCGTCGAACAGTCCGATAATCTTCGCCCCGGTCGTTCCGTCGTTGCGGGCGAGACCCTGATTCAATTAGATACAACGGAGTTCGAATTAGAGCTACGCCGGCTTCGCGCCCAACAGGCTCAAGAGGCTGCCGAACTGGCCGCGACCGACATCAGCATTCAGAACACCACTGAGCTGTTGTCGCTGGCCAGCGAGCAATTGCAGCTTGCAGCCGATGAGCGGGCGCGTGTCGATGCTTTGGTCAAGCGACAGGCGGCGTCGGTGTCAGAAGTCGACGTCACCAAGCGAGCCGAGTTGACGGCGAGGGCGGCGCTTGTCGAGACTGGGAATCGCAAACGTGATCTGTTAGCCGGACGCGAACTGATCGTGCAAAAACAAGTCGCAACCCGCGTTGCAATCGACCGAGCCCAACTTGATCTTGACCGAACGACCGTGAAATCGCCAATTAACGGCCGAGTTGTCTCGTCATCGGTCGAGGAACAATCGTTCGTGGCTGCCGGAACCTCGTTCGTTACGATCGAAGACACTTCCGTCGTCGAAGTTCGTTCGAATTTGACCGTCGATCAAATGTATCGCGTGTGGAATTCAAATTCGGCTCATGCGGTTGGCAGCGAAGCCGAGTTGACCGCCGATGACCAAGTCCCGCCGGTGCCCGCGACGATCCAGTATCGTCTCGGGGCGCGGACCTATCAGTGGCAAGCTGTGTTAGAACGCATTGACGGCGCCGGTATCGACCCCGCTACTCGCACCTATCCTTGTCTGTTTCGAGTCGATGCACCGGAGCAGGTGTCGCGGCCCGATCGTGCTGAGCAAGATGATCTTAGCGACGGACCGAGTCGATTGATGCGAGGAATGTTTGTGTCGGTACTGTTGAAGACCGAGTCTCGCCGGCAGCTCGCAAGTTGCAGCGAAACGGCAATTCGCCCTGGCAATCGGATTTGGATTAATCGCGACGGAGCATTACACATCCAGCCGATCGAAGTCGTCGCTCGCCAAGGAACTCGCGTGATCATCGATCTAGACGAGTTGGCGTCCCAGGCGGCGCAAACTTCAGTCGTTGTTTCGCCGGTAAGCAATCCCAGTGAAGGGATGAAATTGATTTCGGCCGGCAAGTCAGAGCGTGAGGGTAAGCCGGTATTGACGGGGGAACCTGGTTTGCCGGCTGGAAAACCGTCCGCCGCAGAACAGTCTGCTCGCGAGCAATCTGTTGGTGAAAAGGCGGTCAGATGA